In the genome of Methanobrevibacter boviskoreani JH1, one region contains:
- a CDS encoding methanogenesis marker 2 protein, with translation MDLTSLVNSIQEFKGVTRKGTISNVTDLLSDVYNISGDVCLDFGDDASAIDIGNNQVILLAADGIWGQLLQFDPFWAGYCAVLVNVNDIAAMGGKPIAMVDILAVDNEKTCEEVIKGIKCGCEKFKVPMVGGHFHPDADYTSIDVAIVGIADKDKIISSSGANVGDKVLVSIDLDGKFYDEETKLNWDTTFDKDPILVRDQIRVMNKIAEEKLPSAGKDISNPGILGTLEMLLEASNVGAIVDLEKIPKNEDIPWEVWLKAYPGAGFVLTAPSENCQEIIDNLEKYNLTTKVVGDVINEKILYLENKNQKIVVFKQDENPVLKFNQIN, from the coding sequence TTGGATTTAACTAGCTTGGTTAATTCTATTCAAGAGTTTAAAGGTGTAACAAGAAAAGGAACTATATCTAATGTTACAGATTTATTATCTGATGTTTATAATATATCTGGGGATGTTTGTCTTGATTTTGGAGATGATGCATCCGCAATAGATATTGGTAATAATCAAGTAATATTGCTTGCTGCTGATGGTATCTGGGGACAATTACTTCAATTTGATCCTTTTTGGGCAGGTTATTGTGCTGTTCTAGTTAATGTAAATGATATTGCTGCAATGGGAGGTAAACCTATTGCAATGGTTGATATACTTGCAGTTGACAATGAGAAAACCTGTGAGGAAGTGATTAAAGGAATTAAATGTGGTTGTGAAAAATTCAAGGTTCCAATGGTTGGAGGTCATTTCCATCCCGATGCGGATTATACCTCTATTGATGTGGCTATTGTAGGTATTGCTGATAAAGATAAAATCATTAGCTCATCTGGAGCTAATGTTGGAGATAAGGTACTTGTTTCTATTGATTTGGACGGTAAGTTTTATGATGAGGAGACTAAACTAAACTGGGATACAACCTTTGATAAGGATCCTATTCTTGTAAGGGACCAAATAAGAGTTATGAATAAAATCGCAGAGGAAAAACTACCTAGTGCAGGTAAAGATATAAGTAATCCTGGAATACTTGGTACTTTGGAAATGTTGTTGGAAGCTTCCAATGTTGGAGCTATTGTTGATTTAGAGAAAATTCCAAAAAATGAGGATATTCCTTGGGAGGTATGGCTTAAAGCTTATCCCGGTGCTGGTTTTGTCTTGACTGCTCCTAGTGAAAATTGTCAGGAGATTATTGATAATCTGGAAAAATACAATCTAACAACAAAAGTTGTTGGTGATGTAATAAATGAAAAAATACTTTATTTAGAAAATAAAAATCAAAAAATAGTGGTATTTAAACAGGATGAAAATCCAGTTTTAAAGTTTAATCAAATTAATTAA